The genomic stretch CACCCGCGAGCTAATTCTCAAGGAGTACAGGGACTCCGATGCGGCGGCGGATCTGCGGCTCAAAAACGCCCTCAATGCCGCCGACCAGGGCGACCTGACCATGGCCCTCAGCTGGGGCAGCGATGTGCTCAAGTACAGCCCCGACAGCGATCTGGCCGCCGATGCCGGGTACTGGGTCGGCAAGTGGGGCCGCCAGCTGGGCCAAAACGATGTGGCCCAGAGCGCGCTGGAGAGCGTCATTGCCCGTCACCCCGAGTCGTACTACGCCTGGCGGGCGGCGGTGGCCCTGGGCTGGAATGTGGGGGACTTTACCTCGGTGCGATCGCAGACCCCGGCGGTTGCGCCCCCCACCCAGCGCACCCCGCTGCCCGCCGGGTCGGACACTCTGCAAGAGCTGTACCTGCTGGGCCAAAATCAGCGCGCCTGGGAGCGATGGCAGCTGGAGTACACCAACTACCAAGACCCCACCCCCGAGGAGCAGTTTACCGACGGGCTGATGCGCCTGGGCACCAACGACAATATCAACGGCATCTACCAGGTGTCGAGCCTGAGTTTGGCCGACGACCCCGCCGATCTTGAGACGGTTCAAACCCTCAAGCAGCGGCCCGACTTCTGGCACGGGGTATACCCATTGCCCTACGAGGATTTGATCACCACCTGGTCGGCCCAGCGGCAGCTCAACCCCCTGCTGGTGGCGGCGCTGATGCGCCAGGAATCGCGCTTTGAGGCCAAGATTCGCTCCGGGGTGGGGGCCGCTGGCCTGATGCAGGTCATGCCCGCCACCGCCGAGTGGATCAAGGGCCGCGCCGGGCTAGAGAGCTACGACCTCAACAACCCCGAGGACAACGTCAAGCTGGGCACCTGGTACCTCGACTACACCCACGCCGAGTACGACAACCACTCGCTGTTTGCGGTGGCCAGCTACAATGCCGGGCCGGGGGCGGTGGCCAACTGGATCAACCGGGGTGGCTTTGTGGATGCCGACGACTTCGCCGAGAAAATTCCCTATCCCGAGACCAAGGGCTACGTGCGAGCGGTGTTTGGCGGCTACTGGAACTACCTGCGGCTCTACGATCCGGCGATCGCCGAGCAGGTCGAAACCCTGCAAAAGCGCCACCGGGGCTTTAGGGGATGACCGCCATCGCCCCACCGCCGACTTTTGCTTTGGTTTTCGCTCTGGAATGGATGAGGCTATGCTGACACCGCCACGGGGTAAGGCTGTCCGGGGGGCGATCGCCGCTGGACTGTTGGCCGCCCTGCTGCCGACCGCTCGGGCCGTCGCCCTGTGTCCGGCCCAGCTCACGGCCCAGCTGGATGCTGCCTTTAGCCAGGCTCCCCTCGATACGGCCTACACGGGCATGGTGCTGCAAACCCAGGGGACACGCCGCACGCTGTACAACCGCCACGGCGATCGCCTCTTTACCCCCGCCTCTAATATCAAACTGCTCACCACCGCTGCCGCTGCCCACCAGCTGGGGGGCTACTACCGCCTGCGCACCTCCATCTACGGCACCCCTGGCCCTGGGGGAAGCACCGCGCTGCGGGTGGTGGGGCGGGGTGACCCCAGTCTGACCACGGCCCAGCTCGACGATTTGGCGCAGCAGTTGACTCGCTCTGGGGTGACCCAGGTGAGCCGCCTGGTGATCGATGACTCATATTTCCCAGGGTTTGCCACCAACCCCACCTGGGAGTGGGAAGACGCCCAGTGGGCCTACGCCGCCCCGGTCAACAGCCTGATTCTCAACCGCAATGCGATCGCCCTACAGCTATCCCCAACCCAGGTGGGCAGTCCGCTGAGCCTGGTGTGGCCTCAGCCGCTGCCCGCTGGCCCGCTGCCCTTAGCGAATAACACTGCAACCGTAGCGGCTGGAGCATCGGTCAATCCGCTGGCGCTGTGGCGTTCGGGAGACTCGCCCACGGTGCGGGTGACGGGGCAGATGGCTCAGGGCAGCAGTCCGCAGACCTACAGTTTGGCGGTGCTCAACCCTGCCCAACAGTTTGCGGCGGCCATGGAGCAGGCCCTAGGGCAGCGATCTATATCGGTGGGTCAAACGGTGATTGTGCCGACCTCAACCCCCATTGAGGGTCAAGAACTGGCGGCGGTAGAGTCGCCCGAGGTGAGAGAGCTGATGGTTTTGGCCAACCGCGACAGCGACAATCTCTACGCCGAGGCGTTGTTCAAAACCCTGGGGGTGACGGCGGGGGGGAATATCGCCGAGGGGGATGATGTCGCCGACGCTAGCCAGGCGGGGGGCGAGGCGGTCAAGGCG from Nodosilinea sp. PGN35 encodes the following:
- the dacB gene encoding D-alanyl-D-alanine carboxypeptidase/D-alanyl-D-alanine-endopeptidase; translation: MLTPPRGKAVRGAIAAGLLAALLPTARAVALCPAQLTAQLDAAFSQAPLDTAYTGMVLQTQGTRRTLYNRHGDRLFTPASNIKLLTTAAAAHQLGGYYRLRTSIYGTPGPGGSTALRVVGRGDPSLTTAQLDDLAQQLTRSGVTQVSRLVIDDSYFPGFATNPTWEWEDAQWAYAAPVNSLILNRNAIALQLSPTQVGSPLSLVWPQPLPAGPLPLANNTATVAAGASVNPLALWRSGDSPTVRVTGQMAQGSSPQTYSLAVLNPAQQFAAAMEQALGQRSISVGQTVIVPTSTPIEGQELAAVESPEVRELMVLANRDSDNLYAEALFKTLGVTAGGNIAEGDDVADASQAGGEAVKAALAEMGIGAAALRLADGSGLSRHNLVTPAALVDTLQVMINHPQGQAWRQSLAIAGQSGTLGNRLRGTALEGRLQGKSGALTGNVALSGYVQPPDYEPLVFSIVINHSNQHASVLRQRIDELLLRVAQLRGAC
- a CDS encoding transglycosylase SLT domain-containing protein encodes the protein MVKRLKAKLPLVAIAGLSALSLGMAAALVNTVSSTGDSSVILEESLLPGLGRLIDSPGDDPVLALALQPAAQRQTALEGAANGDAALSRSRARYLLALDLIAQDRGGSAIPLLEGLEAEYPAMAPYVALALAQAQRAAGQAEAALQTQQRLLSEYETDGAIAPLLFELGQQDPAYWGRLVQQFPHHPKAVEVAHQRLTADPNRADTLPLLMIMARAGLHHPRAGAALLRLKNEFASQLSPEDWQTVGFGFWRIDSYGDAAVAYAQAPPSPRNLYRAARGAQVTGKRDRAIALYNRLDQEFPDAPETATGLLRLAQSVSDEAALGVLDQVVNRFPDRAAEALLERAKRLDKLNSAASAQGTRELILKEYRDSDAAADLRLKNALNAADQGDLTMALSWGSDVLKYSPDSDLAADAGYWVGKWGRQLGQNDVAQSALESVIARHPESYYAWRAAVALGWNVGDFTSVRSQTPAVAPPTQRTPLPAGSDTLQELYLLGQNQRAWERWQLEYTNYQDPTPEEQFTDGLMRLGTNDNINGIYQVSSLSLADDPADLETVQTLKQRPDFWHGVYPLPYEDLITTWSAQRQLNPLLVAALMRQESRFEAKIRSGVGAAGLMQVMPATAEWIKGRAGLESYDLNNPEDNVKLGTWYLDYTHAEYDNHSLFAVASYNAGPGAVANWINRGGFVDADDFAEKIPYPETKGYVRAVFGGYWNYLRLYDPAIAEQVETLQKRHRGFRG